From the Streptomyces sp. NBC_00376 genome, one window contains:
- a CDS encoding type I polyketide synthase — protein sequence MAHRTHPRHQVNPPIAVIGMGCRLPGDADSPAALWRLLVKGREAVSTPPPGREMTNPEDGLPSHAQPVFHRGGYLKDISRFDADFFGVSGREADVLDPQHRLLLEVAWEALEHAGLPPERLAGSPTGVFTGLSYNDYMDQLAGQPQELEGSILTNGHCVAAGRLSYLLGLHGPSLAVDTACSSSLVAFHLACESLHRNDCDLALAAGVTLMLAPRITRSFARMGMLSPTGHCHTFDAAADGFVRGEGCGAVVLKRLADARKDGDRILAVVRGSAVNQDGRSDGLAAPSLTAQQTLYRTALDRAGVDPARISLVEAHGTGTPVGDPVEFASLAAVYGNGLSPCALGSVKTILGHLEPAAGITGLIKTVLCLQHGTIPPNLHFTRWNPAIAADTTRFFVPVDCTPWPGNQPVRLAAVSSFGFSGTNAHVILQQPPTPRRPSLPAPRKPRPSPAEVILVAAGSHQALPDAARRLADWLDNDGANTPLRDTAHTLALRRSPGRGRLAVLARSRTETVDALRLFADGLPHPALIPGTTDVTAPRQPVWVFSGQGSQWPGMGRELLAHDKAFAKALNEVDALIRNEAGFSVLGLIRAGEPITGCPKVQPVLFALQIALAATWQAHGVRPAAVIGHSMGEAAAAVVAGALTLADGVRVICHRSALLERIAGTGAMASVGLAQTTVEATLADAGADAVSVAVLAAPDTTIISGDADQITHLTSQWDQLGIPAALIAVDVASHSPHVDSLLPDLHQALSSLTPRPPRIPFYSTVTEDPRHTSLLDAAYWCDNLRRPVRFHPAVVAAAQDRHQIYIEISPHPVVTQSLTDSLTELVPDAVVLPTLRRAQDEPTTFRAQLATLHCNGGTVDWTHLYGEDNLVDAPTITFDRTHHWAVGRTTPAHVDALPGRHTETPGDQVRHTWSAAAPALHLPWLNDHHVHGTPILPGAGFCALLHTTAHAALTSVPTDIGLTDITFQDLLRLDDDTQMSTTVTLTNGEQAACEVHSRNPDGSWQLHAAAIARRGPAPHDARPTSVPSLSDRHPVPLDPARLYAALRACGLEHGPAFTGITTLHTTSHRDSFWADIQLPPTARTPEPALSIHPVLLDLCLQLLVAGIGFESTPAPILPLQVRALRILGDPTQAAHAHARVTENNGTTLAGDVRVLNAQGQPLLALDGVRFTRREPTQDNAVDQWFMQHGWHRTPSPRTTTTPPGNWLIMDEGDGQGEHLATLLRAAGAQTEVREYPSDAEELAPLAAIPVTLLVVGRWVWCAKAWTGEVVG from the coding sequence GTGGCCCACCGCACGCACCCCCGTCACCAAGTGAACCCGCCCATCGCCGTCATCGGCATGGGCTGCCGACTTCCCGGAGACGCCGACTCCCCGGCCGCCTTGTGGCGTCTGCTGGTCAAGGGCCGCGAAGCAGTGAGCACTCCACCACCCGGCCGCGAGATGACCAACCCCGAGGACGGGCTGCCCTCCCACGCCCAACCCGTCTTCCATCGAGGTGGTTACCTGAAGGACATCTCACGGTTCGACGCGGACTTCTTCGGGGTTTCCGGACGCGAGGCCGACGTACTCGATCCCCAGCACCGGCTGCTGCTGGAGGTCGCCTGGGAGGCCCTCGAACATGCCGGGCTGCCACCCGAGCGGCTCGCCGGCTCCCCGACAGGCGTCTTCACGGGGCTGAGCTACAACGACTACATGGACCAGCTGGCCGGCCAGCCCCAGGAACTCGAAGGCTCCATCCTGACAAACGGGCACTGCGTCGCCGCCGGCCGCCTCTCCTACCTCCTCGGCCTGCACGGCCCCAGTCTCGCCGTCGACACCGCCTGCTCGTCCTCCCTGGTCGCGTTCCACCTGGCCTGCGAGTCACTGCACCGCAATGACTGCGATCTCGCCCTGGCCGCCGGCGTCACCCTCATGCTCGCCCCGCGCATCACCCGCTCCTTCGCCAGGATGGGCATGCTGTCCCCGACCGGACACTGCCACACCTTCGACGCCGCCGCAGACGGATTCGTCCGCGGCGAGGGCTGCGGCGCCGTCGTCCTCAAACGCCTGGCCGATGCCCGCAAAGACGGCGACCGTATCCTCGCCGTCGTCCGCGGATCCGCCGTAAACCAGGACGGACGCTCCGACGGCCTCGCCGCCCCCTCCCTCACCGCCCAGCAGACCCTCTACCGCACAGCACTCGACCGGGCCGGTGTCGACCCCGCCCGCATCTCGCTGGTCGAAGCCCACGGCACGGGCACCCCCGTCGGTGACCCCGTCGAGTTCGCCAGCCTGGCCGCCGTTTACGGCAACGGCCTCTCCCCATGCGCCCTGGGCTCGGTCAAGACCATCCTCGGCCACCTGGAACCCGCCGCAGGCATCACCGGGCTGATCAAGACCGTGCTGTGCCTTCAGCACGGGACCATCCCACCCAACCTCCACTTCACCCGATGGAACCCGGCCATCGCCGCAGACACCACCCGCTTCTTCGTCCCGGTCGACTGCACCCCGTGGCCCGGCAACCAACCGGTCAGACTGGCCGCAGTCTCCTCATTCGGCTTCTCCGGCACCAACGCCCACGTCATCCTGCAGCAACCTCCAACCCCCCGCCGTCCCAGCCTGCCCGCCCCCCGCAAACCTCGTCCCTCCCCGGCCGAGGTGATCCTCGTCGCGGCCGGATCCCACCAAGCCCTTCCGGACGCCGCCCGCCGCCTGGCCGACTGGCTGGACAACGACGGCGCCAACACCCCGCTGCGGGACACCGCCCACACCTTGGCCCTACGCCGCAGCCCCGGGCGAGGACGCCTCGCGGTCCTCGCCCGTTCCCGCACCGAAACGGTCGACGCGCTCCGACTGTTCGCCGACGGCCTGCCGCACCCAGCCCTCATCCCAGGCACAACCGACGTCACCGCCCCCCGCCAACCCGTATGGGTGTTCTCCGGACAGGGCTCCCAATGGCCCGGCATGGGCCGCGAACTCCTCGCCCACGACAAGGCCTTCGCCAAAGCCCTGAACGAAGTGGACGCACTCATCCGCAACGAGGCAGGATTCTCCGTCCTGGGACTGATCCGGGCCGGCGAACCCATCACAGGATGTCCAAAGGTCCAACCAGTCCTCTTCGCCCTGCAGATCGCCCTCGCCGCGACATGGCAGGCACATGGCGTCCGACCCGCCGCCGTCATCGGCCACTCCATGGGGGAGGCCGCAGCCGCAGTCGTGGCCGGAGCCCTCACCCTCGCCGACGGCGTCCGCGTCATCTGCCACCGCTCGGCACTACTGGAGCGAATTGCCGGGACAGGAGCGATGGCCAGCGTCGGCCTGGCCCAGACCACCGTGGAAGCCACCCTCGCCGACGCCGGGGCCGACGCCGTCTCCGTGGCAGTTCTGGCCGCGCCCGACACCACCATCATCTCCGGCGACGCCGACCAGATCACCCACCTGACCAGCCAATGGGACCAGCTCGGCATTCCCGCCGCTCTCATCGCCGTCGACGTCGCCTCCCACAGCCCTCACGTCGACTCCCTCCTGCCCGATCTGCACCAGGCACTCTCCAGCCTGACCCCCCGCCCACCCCGGATCCCCTTCTACTCCACCGTGACCGAAGACCCCCGCCACACCTCCCTCCTCGACGCCGCCTACTGGTGCGACAACCTGCGCCGCCCCGTCCGCTTCCACCCCGCCGTCGTCGCCGCCGCCCAGGACCGCCACCAGATCTACATCGAGATCTCGCCCCACCCCGTGGTCACCCAATCCCTCACCGACAGCCTGACCGAACTGGTACCCGACGCCGTGGTCCTGCCTACATTGCGCCGCGCCCAGGACGAACCCACCACCTTCCGGGCCCAGCTGGCCACCCTCCACTGCAACGGCGGCACCGTCGACTGGACCCACCTGTACGGCGAAGACAACCTGGTGGACGCCCCCACCATCACCTTCGACCGCACCCACCACTGGGCCGTCGGCCGGACCACACCAGCCCATGTGGACGCCCTGCCCGGCCGACACACCGAGACCCCCGGCGACCAGGTCCGCCACACCTGGAGCGCCGCCGCGCCAGCCCTCCACCTTCCCTGGCTCAACGACCACCACGTCCACGGCACCCCCATCCTCCCCGGCGCCGGCTTCTGCGCCCTCCTCCACACCACAGCCCACGCCGCACTCACCAGCGTGCCCACGGACATCGGCCTCACCGACATCACCTTCCAAGACCTCCTGCGCCTGGACGACGACACCCAGATGAGCACCACCGTCACACTCACCAACGGCGAGCAGGCCGCCTGCGAGGTCCACTCCCGAAACCCGGACGGCTCCTGGCAACTGCACGCCGCAGCCATTGCCCGCCGCGGGCCCGCACCCCACGACGCCCGCCCCACATCCGTGCCCAGCCTCAGCGACAGGCACCCCGTCCCCCTCGACCCCGCCAGGCTCTACGCCGCCCTGCGTGCCTGCGGGCTCGAACACGGCCCCGCCTTCACCGGCATCACCACGTTGCACACGACGAGCCACCGGGACAGCTTCTGGGCCGACATCCAGCTACCGCCCACCGCGCGCACTCCCGAACCCGCCCTCAGCATCCACCCCGTCCTCCTCGACCTGTGCCTCCAACTACTGGTAGCGGGAATCGGCTTCGAGAGCACCCCTGCACCAATCCTGCCGCTCCAGGTCCGCGCCCTGCGGATCCTCGGAGACCCCACCCAGGCCGCCCACGCCCACGCACGGGTAACCGAAAACAACGGTACGACGCTCGCCGGAGACGTCCGTGTCCTGAACGCCCAAGGCCAGCCCCTACTCGCCCTTGACGGCGTGCGGTTCACCCGCCGCGAACCCACCCAAGACAACGCCGTCGACCAGTGGTTCATGCAACACGGCTGGCACCGAACACCCTCCCCCCGCACGACAACGACCCCACCCGGAAACTGGCTCATCATGGACGAAGGGGACGGCCAGGGCGAACACCTGGCCACGCTCCTACGCGCCGCCGGCGCCCAGACGGAGGTACGGGAATACCCCTCGGACGCGGAGGAACTTGCACCCCTAGCCGCAATACCGGTGACTTTGTTGGTGGTGGGTCGTTGGGTGTGGTGTGCCAAGGCCTGGACAGGTGAAGTCGTCGGGTGA